The following are encoded together in the Candidatus Methylomirabilis oxygeniifera genome:
- the fixB gene encoding protein FixB; electron transfer flavoprotein alpha chain (Evidence 2b : Function of strongly homologous gene; PubMedId : 15028689; Product type c : carrier) yields MPGILVLATTKDGRLTRDTLELLTGASRLKEKLAQPVAAALLGTGVGPYVPLLFAHGADQVYRAEHPLLEGYQGDAYTLALHQICEHAQPTVVLLPGDVIGRELGPRLAYRLQATFVTEFIDFDLDQASGRLRFTRQTYGGKAMAVVQPRVNSIVATAKLRTLEPAPQEEGGTGEEIRIDVALEASQLKTHLVKRVQEEATGINLGDAKIVVSGGRGVHGPEGFKVLEELAQVLRGAVGASRAATDAGWVPPSWQIGQTGRNVSPELYLAFGISGATQHVAGISGSKCIVAVNTDPAAPIFKVAQLGIVEDWKAVATALIERCKELTRS; encoded by the coding sequence ATGCCCGGCATATTGGTATTGGCGACGACGAAGGACGGCAGGCTCACGCGAGATACGTTGGAGCTGCTCACGGGCGCGAGTAGGCTGAAGGAGAAGCTGGCCCAGCCGGTGGCGGCAGCCCTCTTGGGAACAGGGGTCGGTCCATACGTCCCGTTACTGTTCGCGCATGGCGCCGATCAGGTCTATCGGGCCGAGCATCCCCTACTCGAAGGGTATCAAGGTGATGCGTATACACTCGCCCTGCATCAGATCTGCGAGCACGCTCAGCCGACCGTGGTGCTGCTGCCTGGCGATGTGATTGGGCGCGAACTGGGCCCGCGTCTGGCCTATCGGCTCCAGGCCACCTTTGTGACGGAGTTTATCGACTTCGACCTGGACCAGGCATCAGGCCGGTTGCGGTTTACGCGTCAGACCTACGGGGGGAAGGCGATGGCGGTGGTCCAGCCTCGCGTGAATTCGATTGTGGCAACGGCCAAGCTCCGGACACTGGAGCCGGCCCCGCAGGAGGAGGGCGGGACGGGCGAGGAGATCCGGATCGATGTCGCCCTGGAAGCCTCGCAGCTTAAGACGCACCTTGTCAAGCGGGTCCAGGAGGAGGCGACCGGTATCAATCTGGGGGATGCGAAGATCGTGGTGAGCGGCGGACGTGGGGTACACGGGCCGGAAGGGTTCAAAGTCCTTGAGGAGCTGGCACAGGTCCTGAGGGGTGCGGTCGGCGCCTCGCGGGCGGCAACCGATGCCGGATGGGTCCCGCCCTCCTGGCAGATAGGCCAGACCGGGAGAAACGTCAGTCCGGAGCTGTATCTTGCCTTCGGGATCTCCGGCGCGACCCAGCATGTCGCCGGAATCTCCGGCTCGAAGTGTATCGTGGCCGTGAACACTGATCCTGCGGCGCCGATCTTTAAGGTGGCCCAGCTCGGCATTGTCGAAGATTGGAAAGCCGTGGCGACCGCGCTAATCGAACGCTGCAAGGAATTAACGCGGTCATAA
- a CDS encoding Putative iron-sulfur cluster binding protein, partial, 5' end (Evidence 4 : Homologs of previously reported genes of unknown function), whose translation MTPMREVYWNIPGHLFLYLLFFPFLVVWVYGIYRHTRMILAGEPAAVLGSLWDRFKGVIQDAAWQRRIPRIPFQDCSTARSPGDLPFFLSRPASWPFKIISASRPCVDRSTSTSCR comes from the coding sequence ATGACCCCCATGCGCGAGGTCTATTGGAACATCCCGGGGCACCTGTTCCTGTACCTGTTGTTCTTTCCCTTCCTGGTTGTCTGGGTCTACGGCATCTACCGGCATACCCGCATGATACTCGCGGGAGAGCCGGCTGCAGTCCTGGGCAGCCTGTGGGATCGCTTCAAAGGCGTTATCCAGGATGCCGCCTGGCAGCGGCGAATCCCAAGGATCCCCTTTCAGGATTGCTCCACCGCTCGATCTCCTGGGGATTTGCCGTTCTTTTTATCGCGACCTGCCTCGTGGCCCTTCAAGATTATTTCGGCATCCCGACCCTGCGTGGACCGTTCTACCTCTACTTCATGTCGCTGA
- a CDS encoding putative iron-sulfur cluster-binding protein (Evidence 4 : Homologs of previously reported genes of unknown function) produces MLHRSISWGFAVLFIATCLVALQDYFGIPTLRGPFYLYFMSLTVDLFGLTAIGGVLIALVRRYGLRPDRLLLPRLGWSYGILLGLLLIILVTGFLIEGLRIAATDDPWGRWSPGGWLASALFRGTDQAQQVLLHHAIWWSHAIVAFTFIALLPYGVGMHITSAAANVLLKNREGSGVLRPIDLDRAERFGAGAIDQLTWKDHLDFEACTECGRCQAACPAWITGKPLTPKGVIIDLRDHMRLVADGEEPRKMVGEVISHDVLWACTTCGACHQECPIFIEPIPKIVEMRRHLVMEEADFPETMQQALRSLEERGHPFRGASASRTDWAKGLGVKTVAADGPPEILYWVGCTAAFDERNQQVAAAFAKLLQHAGVDFAILGEEERCTGDPARRIGNEYLFQTLARENIATLNGYGIKKIVTTCPHGFNTLKNEYPMLGGNYEVLHHTQLLADLVKEGRLRPKKQIDGVVSFHDPCYLGRHNGVYDPPRQVLGAIPGLTVKEMDRCRERGFCCGAGGGLMWFEEKIGKRVSWERTEEALALQPQVLASACPFCLIMFEDALKVKDAIGRTRPLDVAELMAQSVE; encoded by the coding sequence TTGCTCCACCGCTCGATCTCCTGGGGATTTGCCGTTCTTTTTATCGCGACCTGCCTCGTGGCCCTTCAAGATTATTTCGGCATCCCGACCCTGCGTGGACCGTTCTACCTCTACTTCATGTCGCTGACCGTCGACCTGTTCGGGCTGACGGCTATTGGCGGCGTGCTGATTGCGCTCGTCCGGCGTTATGGTTTGAGACCCGATCGGCTCCTGCTGCCTCGTCTGGGTTGGAGTTACGGCATACTGCTTGGGCTGCTCCTCATCATCCTGGTAACCGGGTTTCTGATTGAGGGACTTCGGATTGCGGCGACAGATGATCCATGGGGCCGCTGGTCGCCGGGTGGCTGGTTGGCATCCGCTCTGTTTCGCGGGACTGACCAGGCGCAGCAGGTTCTCCTTCACCATGCCATCTGGTGGTCGCATGCCATCGTTGCCTTCACCTTCATTGCCCTTCTGCCCTATGGCGTGGGCATGCACATCACGTCCGCTGCCGCGAATGTCCTCCTGAAGAACCGGGAAGGCTCCGGGGTGTTGCGACCGATCGATCTGGACCGGGCGGAGCGGTTTGGCGCCGGCGCGATCGACCAGTTGACCTGGAAGGATCACCTCGACTTCGAGGCGTGTACCGAGTGCGGCCGCTGCCAGGCTGCCTGCCCGGCCTGGATAACCGGTAAGCCGCTGACGCCGAAAGGCGTCATCATCGACCTGCGGGATCACATGCGCCTGGTTGCCGACGGAGAGGAGCCCAGGAAGATGGTCGGCGAGGTCATCTCGCATGACGTCCTGTGGGCGTGTACCACCTGTGGGGCCTGCCATCAGGAGTGCCCGATCTTCATCGAACCGATCCCGAAGATTGTCGAGATGCGTCGGCACCTCGTCATGGAGGAGGCCGACTTTCCGGAGACGATGCAGCAGGCATTGCGGAGCTTGGAAGAGCGGGGCCATCCGTTCCGTGGGGCGAGCGCATCCAGGACCGACTGGGCGAAGGGGCTTGGCGTAAAGACTGTCGCCGCGGACGGTCCACCGGAGATCCTGTACTGGGTCGGCTGCACCGCAGCCTTTGATGAGCGGAATCAGCAGGTCGCGGCGGCCTTCGCCAAGCTCCTGCAACACGCCGGGGTTGATTTTGCGATCCTGGGGGAAGAGGAGCGATGCACGGGTGATCCGGCTCGCCGGATTGGAAATGAGTACCTCTTCCAGACGCTGGCCAGGGAGAATATCGCCACGCTGAACGGCTATGGCATCAAGAAGATCGTTACGACCTGCCCGCATGGCTTCAATACGCTTAAGAATGAATACCCGATGCTGGGAGGCAACTACGAGGTCCTCCATCACACCCAGTTGCTGGCCGATCTGGTGAAAGAAGGGCGCCTGCGGCCAAAGAAGCAAATCGATGGCGTGGTATCCTTTCACGACCCCTGCTATCTGGGGCGACACAACGGCGTCTACGATCCACCCAGGCAGGTTCTCGGGGCGATCCCCGGGCTTACGGTCAAGGAGATGGATCGGTGCCGGGAACGCGGCTTCTGTTGCGGTGCGGGGGGCGGATTGATGTGGTTCGAAGAGAAGATCGGCAAGCGCGTGAGTTGGGAGCGGACCGAAGAGGCGCTGGCCCTTCAGCCGCAGGTACTGGCGAGCGCGTGTCCCTTTTGCCTGATCATGTTCGAGGACGCGCTGAAAGTGAAGGATGCGATCGGGCGGACCAGACCGCTTGACGTAGCGGAGCTGATGGCGCAAAGTGTAGAATGA